A window of the Hevea brasiliensis isolate MT/VB/25A 57/8 chromosome 6, ASM3005281v1, whole genome shotgun sequence genome harbors these coding sequences:
- the LOC110650838 gene encoding pentatricopeptide repeat-containing protein At1g02060, chloroplastic, producing MIAITNSPSRALPFLARQFSKLISQKLQVAPRHYSSQSIRNHGDEELDANVKPKASTKTIKAKSMARLINSKPWSAELESSLSSISPSFSKTTVLQVLRLIRTPSKALQFFNWVSQMGFTHNDQSYFLMLEILGRARNLNVARNFLFSIKRKSNGMVKLEDRFFNSLIRSYGRAGLFQESVKLFASMKSVGVSPSVVTFNSLLLILLKRGRTNMAQSVFDEMLSTYGVTPDTYTFNILIRGFCKNSMVDEGFRYFKEMSRFNCDPDIVTYNTLVDGLCRAGKVKIAHNVVKGMVKKSADLNPDVVTYTTLVRGYCMKQDIDEALVVFQEMANKGLKPNEVTYNTLIKGLCEAQRIDKIKDILEGALGVGGFTPDTCTFNTLMNAHCNAGNLNEALKTFEKMMEWKVQPDSATYSVLIRNLCQRGDFERAEELFDELLDKDILLRDDGCTPLVAAYKSMFEFLCKNGKTNKAERVFRQLMKRGTQDPPSYKTLIMGHCSEGTCEAGYELLVLMLRREFVPDFETYQSLIDGLLQKGEPLLAYQTLEKMIKSSHVPKTSTFHSILAGLLEKGRAHESARFILLMLEGKIRQNVKLSTHTMRLLFSSGLRDKAFQIVGLLYDNGYVVGMEELIVFLSQNRKLLEAHKMVLFCLEKHQNVDSGICDAVIEGLCKMKKLSEAFKLYYELVEKGNHQQLSCLEDLRVALEAGGRSEEVKFLSKRMPNKWHSDKPPETSYRVQRP from the exons ATGATCGCCATTACCAACTCTCCAAGTCGGGCATTGCCATTCTTAGCTAGGCAATTTTCCAAGCTCATCTCTCAAAAGCTCCAAGTAGCTCCCAG GCACTACTCCTCTCAAAGCATCAGGAATCACGGAGATGAAGAATTGGATGCTAATGTTAAACCAAAGGCTTCTACAAAAACCATTAAGGCTAAATCCATGGCCAGACTCATCAACTCCAAACCCTGGTCTGCTGAGCTTGAGTCTTCGCTCTCATCTATCTCTCCCTCATTCTCAAAAACTACTGTCCTCCAAGTTCTTCGTTTAATCAGGACCCCATCAAAAGCCCTTCAATTCTTCAATTGGGTTTCACAAATGGGGTTCACTCACAACGACCAATCTTATTTCTTGATGTTAGAAATCTTGGGTCGTGCTCGGAATCTCAATGTAGCGCGTAATTTCCTCTTCTCCATCAAGAGAAAGTCCAATGGGATGGTTAAGCTAGAGGATAGATTTTTTAATAGCTTAATTAGGAGTTATGGTAGAGCTGGGTTGTTTCAAGAGTCTGTAAAGCTTTTTGCTTCGATGAAATCTGTTGGAGTTTCTCCATCTGTGGTCACGTTTAATAGTCTTTTGCTAATTTTGCTAAAACGTGGACGGACCAATATGGCCCAGAGTGTGTTTGATGAAATGCTCAGCACATATGGTGTTACGCCTGACACTTATACTTTCAACATTCTGATTAGAGGTTTCTGTAAGAATTCAATGGTCGATGAGGGGTTTAGGTATTTCAAGGAAATGTCTCGTTTTAATTGTGATCCTGATATTGTAACTTATAATACGCTTGTTGATGGGTTGTGTAGAGCAGGGAAGGTTAAGATTGCGCATAATGTCGTTAAGGGGATGGTTAAGAAAAGTGCAGATTTGAACCCTGATGTTGTTACTTACACCACTTTGGTTAGAGGGTATTGTATGAAGCAAGATATTGATGAGGCTTTGGTTGTTTTTCAAGAGATGGCGAATAAAGGATTAAAACCAAATGAAGTTACTTATAACACTCTTATTAAGGGTCTTTGTGAAGCGCAGAGGATTGATAAGATCAAAGATATTTTGGAGGGAGCCTTGGGTGTTGGAGGATTTACTCCTGATACCTGTACTTTTAATACATTGATGAATGCACATTGCAATGCAGGGAATTTGAATGAAGCCCTGAAGACGTTTGAGAAGATGATGGAGTGGAAGGTCCAACCAGATTCTGCTACATATAGTGTTCTGATTAGAAATTTGTGTCAAAGAGGGGACTTTGAGAGAGCAGAGGAGTTGTTTGATGAGCTATTGGACAAGGATATTTTATTAAGAGATGATGGGTGTACACCTTTGGTTGCAGCATACAAATCCATGTTTGAGTTTTTGTGTAAAAATGGGAAGACTAACAAGGCAGAAAGAGTTTTCAGGCAGCTAATGAAAAGGGGAACACAAGATCCTCCTTCTTACAAGACACTGATAATGGGGCACTGTAGTGAAGGTACATGTGAAGCTGGTTATGAGCTCTTGGTCTTGATGTTAAGAAGAGAATTTGTGCCTGATTTTGAGACCTATCAGTCATTGATTGATGGTCTCTTGCAGAAAGGTGAACCTCTTCTTGCCTACCAGACTCTAGAGAAGATGATAAAGAGCTCCCATGTCCCTAAAACTTCTACTTTCCATTCTATATTAGCAGGACTTCTGGAAAAGGGACGTGCGCATGAATCAGCTAGATTTATATTATTGATGTTAGAGGGAAAAATTAGACAAAATGTGAAACTATCAACACATACTATGAGATTACTCTTTAGTAGTGGACTACGAGATAAAGCATTTCAGATTGTTGGGTTACTTTATGATAATGGGTATGTTGTTGGCATGGAAGAATTGATTGTTTTCCTTTCCCAAAATAGAAAGTTACTAGAGGCGCACAAAATGGTGCTGTTTTGTTTGGAGAAACATCAGAATGTTGATAGTGGTATATGTGATGCAGTAATTGAAGGTCTATGCAAAATGAAAAAACTTTCGGAAGCATTTAAGTTGTACTATGAATTGGTGGAGAAAGGCAATCATCAACAGCTTAGCTGCCTAGAAGATCTGAGAGTTGCCTTAGAAGCTGGGGGAAGATCAGAAGAAGTAAAGTTTCTATCTAAGAGGATGCCAAATAAGTGGCATTCAGACAAACCTCCAGAAACCAGCTACAGGGTGCAGAGACCTTAG